In Solanum pennellii chromosome 3, SPENNV200, a single window of DNA contains:
- the LOC107012557 gene encoding F-box protein At1g61340-like produces MALGNDCENLGLGIVRSTSIGRKRVTLSNSGDVNFVSRTPTKRICSQNSFSTDDKSDLETLPKDILIKIVCRADHDDLKSLFHVSRTLREASMIAKGWHFDFSTPKKTLPFRDALDVEEFGDNDEEEKAPNAPMQSKMARSRFNSKKLAGISVALFTDS; encoded by the exons ATGGCATTGGGGAATGATTGTGAGAATTTGGGGTTAGGCATTGTGAGGAGTACCTCAATTGGGCGAAAAAGAGTCACTTTATCAAACTCTGGTGATGTCAATTTCGTTTCAAGGACACCAACGAAGAGAATCTGCAGCCAGAACTCGTTTTCTACAGACGACAAATCTGACCTTGAGACGTTGCCTAAAGATATCTTG ATCAAAATAGTATGTCGAGCTGATCACGATGATTTGAAGAGTCTGTTTCATGTATCAAGGACACTTAGGGAAGCG TCCATGATTGCAAAAGGGTGGCATTTCGACTTCAGCACTCCAAAAAAGACACTTCCTTTTCGAGATGCTCTTGATGTGGAGGAGTTCGGTGATAACGATGAGGAAGAAAAAGCGCCTAATGCTCCAATGCAGTCGAAAATGGCAAGGTCTCGGTTTAACAGTAAGAAGCTGGCTGGCATCTCTGTAGCATTGTTTACTGACAGTTAG